TGCTCGATCGCCTCACGCAGCAGCACCTTGCCCCGTTCAGGATCGCCAAGCCTGGCGGCGGCCTTGCCGGCCGTGGCCAGCCCAAGGTTCATGACCGCGAGGTTTCCGGTCTGGCGGGCCATCGACACGGCCTCCTGGGCGGCCTGAGCGGCCAGCTCGATCTGATCCAGGTCGAAGGCGATGGTCGCCATGGTATGTAGGGCATCCTCCTGACCGTGGAGCACGCCCAGATCGCTGAACAGATCCAGGCTCTCCTGCACGAACTGCTGCGCCTGAGTCCAATCCCGGTTGCGGTAACTGAGGTTGCCCAGATTGTGCAGCAGCTGGGCTTCCCGCAGCCGATCCATATGATCGCGGGCGATCCTGAGGGCCACGCTGAGCTGATCCGTCGCCTTGGCGTAATCCTGCAGGTTGTTGTACACGGCCGCGATGAAGTTCGCGCAGTCCGCCTGGAGTCCGGGATCATCGAGCCGCACTCCGATGTCCATCCCCTGCGAGAGGTGGGCAAGGGCCTCCTCGTAATTGCCCGCATCGAAACAGTAGTACCCCTGCGTGCGGTGCGCGAGGCCCAGCACACGCTCGTCCGTGCCGTTCCGGGCGATCTCCATGGCTCGCGCCGCCAGGTCGGCTCCGACCCGGCTGTCACTGCGGCGCACCGCCCAGGCCCGGTCGATCATTTCCTTGACTTCCAGGGTCTCGGCATTGGGTGTCACCACTCGGCGAGCGGGCAGTTCAGGGCTGGTCGAAGTGGGGCCGGAGGTCGAACCGTGCGGCGCGGCCCCCCCCTGGATCAGGCGCAGTAGGTGCTCCACGATGTCCGGATCGAACTGCGATCCTGCCTGCTGGATCATCTCGTCCAGCGCGGACTGGACGGGCCACGCTTCCTTGTAGGGCCGCTCGGTGATCAGGGCATCGAACACGTCGGCCACCGCGACGATCCGGCCGCTGATGGGGATGTCGGTCGAGGCCAGTCCGCGCGGATACCCGCTGCCGTCCCAGCGTTCGTGGTGCGTCATGGCGATCTCCTCGGCCACGCGCAGGAGCCGGGATTTGCTGCCCTCCAACACCTTCGCGCCGATGACCGTGTGGAGCTTCATACGCTCGAACTCTTCGGGGGAGTAGCGGCCGCTCTTGAGCAGGATGTCGTCGCCGACGCCGATCTTGCCGATGTCATGCAGGCGCGCGGCCCAGCGCAGCAGGTCGATCTCCTCCTGCGGCAGCCCCATGGCCTCGGCCAGGGACGCGCTGAGTTCACCGACCCGGCGGGTGTGTTGCCCAGTCTTGTCGTCCCGGTACTCGGCAGCGAGGCCCAGGCGGTTCACGATCTCGATCTGCACGGCCTCGAGTTCCGCCGTGCGCAGGCGCACCGTCTCCTCGGCCTGGATCCGCGCCAGCTGGGATGCGTCGTTCAGCTGTCGGTACATCTCCGTCTCGCGCCGCGCCCGCTCGGCCTCGAACCGGGCGGTCATCGACTGGGTCTTGCGCTCGTTTTCCTCGGTGAACAGTTCGCGTTCGAGATCCCGGTACGCCCGCAGGTGCGGGTAGGCCTCCGCGAGCTTCGCCTGGGCTTCCAGCCCCTGGAACAGGCTTTCCAGGATCGAGAGCTTCGAGGCGTGAAGTTCGTGGGTCGTGGCCAGGGCGAGGGCCTCGTCCAGGGAGGCGCGGGCCACCTCGGCATGTGACCGGCGGAATTCCAGGCGGCCCAGGCTGAGCAGGGCGTTCACCCGCCCCTGCACGTCGCTGGTTTCGGTGGCCCAGTACGCGGACTGGCTGAACATGTCGTGCGCCTCGTCCAATGCTCCCTGGTCGAAGTGCACCTGCCCCACGTTGTCGTACAGGTCGATCAGGTGATGGGTCAGGTCATGATCCCGCGCCAGACCGATGGCCTGGGTGAGGATCTTCTGGGCCTGCTCGAACTGCCCGAGATCCTTGTGGGCCAGGCCGCTCATTCCCATAGCACCCAGTTCGGTTTCCAGGTCGCCGCAGCGGCGGGCCTGCTCCAGGCCGGGTACCAGGAACGACAGCGCCTGCGCAGGCTGCGCCATGGTCAGGAAGATGCGGCCGATATTCACGTTGCAGGCCGCGCGCACGTCGTCCGGGATTTCCGAGTACTGGTCGCATAGCTTCTGGCACTGGTACAGGGCCGAGAGGGCGTCTGCGTGCGCGCCCAGGTACGACCACACCATGCCGATGTTGTTCAGGCACAGGCCCTGACCCACCCGGTCACCATTGCGGGCGCGCAGTTCCACCTCGCGTTGCAGGGCATTCACGGCCACGTTGAACTGACTGCACTGCTGCGCCGCGGTGGCGAGCATGGACAGGG
The Deinococcus sp. KSM4-11 DNA segment above includes these coding regions:
- a CDS encoding diguanylate cyclase yields the protein MDDLLLGLSPRAGDDPQADVTDSPAELLALHAARCRELAQLGSSEDLVDACRAYADTAHELEDDAQEVEALSMLATAAQQCSQFNVAVNALQREVELRARNGDRVGQGLCLNNIGMVWSYLGAHADALSALYQCQKLCDQYSEIPDDVRAACNVNIGRIFLTMAQPAQALSFLVPGLEQARRCGDLETELGAMGMSGLAHKDLGQFEQAQKILTQAIGLARDHDLTHHLIDLYDNVGQVHFDQGALDEAHDMFSQSAYWATETSDVQGRVNALLSLGRLEFRRSHAEVARASLDEALALATTHELHASKLSILESLFQGLEAQAKLAEAYPHLRAYRDLERELFTEENERKTQSMTARFEAERARRETEMYRQLNDASQLARIQAEETVRLRTAELEAVQIEIVNRLGLAAEYRDDKTGQHTRRVGELSASLAEAMGLPQEEIDLLRWAARLHDIGKIGVGDDILLKSGRYSPEEFERMKLHTVIGAKVLEGSKSRLLRVAEEIAMTHHERWDGSGYPRGLASTDIPISGRIVAVADVFDALITERPYKEAWPVQSALDEMIQQAGSQFDPDIVEHLLRLIQGGAAPHGSTSGPTSTSPELPARRVVTPNAETLEVKEMIDRAWAVRRSDSRVGADLAARAMEIARNGTDERVLGLAHRTQGYYCFDAGNYEEALAHLSQGMDIGVRLDDPGLQADCANFIAAVYNNLQDYAKATDQLSVALRIARDHMDRLREAQLLHNLGNLSYRNRDWTQAQQFVQESLDLFSDLGVLHGQEDALHTMATIAFDLDQIELAAQAAQEAVSMARQTGNLAVMNLGLATAGKAAARLGDPERGKVLLREAIEQSVEADLPTNEPWNRFELGRLHQTLGEYAEARAYYLDGLSAAQGRGMRDLEMLIYQQLSEIAAHEGQHADAFHFYRQHHEIEREIHDQVAAMKTRSMMSQLEVERAKSEAEIYRLRTIELASANEALERSNTEKSSLVNMLEEQSRLLERQLSEDGLTGLYNRRHIENLLQDEYTQARVTRRALSVAMADIDHFKQINDQFSHLVGDQVLRTVAQLFQAAVRSMDSVGRYGGEEFLFVFPNTPLAQGISVCERVQDLVRSYDWTQIHPRLVVTLSIGVACEPLVANHEKLISVADEQLYRAKHSGRNQICAALPD